Proteins co-encoded in one Medicago truncatula cultivar Jemalong A17 chromosome 8, MtrunA17r5.0-ANR, whole genome shotgun sequence genomic window:
- the LOC25502369 gene encoding embryonic abundant protein VF30.1 translates to MEFTRLFVFVLFCLTLLGINEAQSGKEYWKSIWPNTPMPQAVLDLLQPESRTNLPIRGEENKQYWTVFFDHDLYPGNKISLGIRKNYDAKPKHLGAPTWSKKESQPYEAHTRGEKRSEDISQPFGAWKSSEKTNEEISQPFGAWKSSEKTNEEISQPFGAWKSSEKTNEEISQPFGAWKSSEKTNEEISQPFGAWKSSEKTNEEISQPFGAWKSSEKTNEEISQPFGAWKSSEKTNEEISQPFGAWKSSVKPKLSQPFGAWKSSEKTRTRTQGEKTSEEISKPYRASTEGEKISLPFETRTWGVKERKSYVDYCGHPSAIGEDKYCALSLKSMMNFAISKLGTNIKVITSSFAQNQDQYRVDEVKKIGDNAVLCHRMNFKNIIFSCHQVNATTVYMVPLVASDGTKAKAVTICHHDTRGMNPDHLYKVLKVKPGTVPICHFIGNKAIAWVPNNVVDESVDHPCVI, encoded by the exons ATGGAGTTCACACGTCTCTTTGTTTTCGTTCTATTTTGT TTGACCCTGTTAGGAATCAATGAAGCACAATCTGGGAAAGAGTATTGGAAATCAATTTGGCCAAACACTCCTATGCCTCAGGCTGTCTTAGATTTATTGCAGCCTG AGAGCAGAACCAATCTACCCATTAGAGGTGAAGAAAATAAGCAGTATTGGACTGTCTTTTTCGATCACGACTTATATCCTGGAAACAAAATTAGTTTGGGTATCCGCAAGAATTATGATGCAAAACCTAAACATTTAGGAGCTCCCACATGGAGTAAAAAAGAAAGTCAACCTTATGAAGCTCACACTAGGGGTGAAAAAAGAAGTGAAGATATAAGCCAACCTTTTGGAGCATGGAAGTCGAGTGAAAAAACAAATGAGGAAATAAGCCAACCATTTGGAGCTTGGAAGTCGAGTGAAAAAACAAATGAGGAAATAAGCCAACCATTTGGAGCATGGAAGTCGAGTGAAAAAACAAACGAGGAAATAAGCCAACCATTTGGAGCATGGAAGTCGAgtgaaaaaacaaatgaagaaaTAAGCCAACCATTTGGAGCATGGAAGTCGAGTGAAAAAACAAACGAGGAAATAAGCCAACCATTTGGAGCATGGAAGTCGAgtgaaaaaacaaatgaagaaaTAAGCCAACCATTTGGAGCATGGAAGTCGAGTGAAAAAACAAATGAGGAAATAAGTCAACCATTTGGAGCATGGAAGTCGAGTGTAAAACCAAAATTAAGCCAACCATTTGGAGCTTGGAAGTCGAGTGAAAAAACAAGAACTCGCACGCAGGGTGAAAAAACAAGTGAAGAAATAAGTAAACCTTACAGAGCTTCCACAGAGGGTGAAAAAATAAGTCTACCATTTGAAACTCGCACGTGGGGtgtaaaagagagaaaaagttaTGTCGACTATTGTGGACACCCATCAGCTATAGGAGAAGATAAGTATTGTGCACTATCCCTAAAATCAATGATGAATTTTGCCATATCAAAGCTTGGAACAAATATTAAGGTAATTACAAGCTCCTTTGCCCAAAACCAAGATCAATATAGGGTGGACGAAGTGAAGAAAATTGGAGACAACGCGGTGTTGTGTCATCGAatgaatttcaaaaatattatattttcttgtcACCAAGTTAATGCAACAACAGTTTACATGGTGCCATTGGTGGCTTCTGATGGAACTAAAGCTAAGGCAGTGACTATTTGTCACCATGATACAAGAGGTATGAATCCTGATCATCTCTATAAGGTTCTCAAAGTCAAGCCAGGAACTGTCCCTATTTGCCATTTTATTGGCAACAAGGCCATTGCTTGGGTACCTAATAATGTTGTGGATGAGTCTGTTGACCATCCTTGTGTCATCTAG
- the LOC25502390 gene encoding uncharacterized protein: MKLLIDTKNQKVLFAEASKAVVDFLFNLLCLPIGTVVKLLSANGMVGSLGNLYESVENLNQNCMLPEQTKDVLLNPRAQSSSTEIAGFLTQNNANDDTGTKLYMCPNRCFHVTYDKTTRCPSHHLTYMTYEVAVVGNRVAENKVSNIKGGFVKDVITFMVMDDLVIQPMSTISSITLLNKFNVKEIGTLQEKVVEMGMDEGIKLLKASLQSKMVLTSVFLKKRN, from the exons ATGAAGCTTCTTATCGACACAAAGAATCAGAAAGTTCTCTTTGCTGAAGCTTCAAAAGCTGTGGTTGACTTTCTTTTCAACTTGCTATGCTTGCCAATCGGCACTGTTGTGAAGCTACTAAGCGCAAATGGCATGGTTGGTAGCTTAGGGAATCTGTATGAGAGTGTTGAAAACCTCAATCAGAATTGCATGCTACCAGAACAAACGAAGGATGTTCTCTTAAACCCAAGAGCTCAAAGCTCGTCAACTGAAATCGCAGGATTCCTTACTCAGAACAATGCCAATGACGACACAGGAACTAAATTATACATGTGCCCAAATAGATGTTTTCATGTGACTTATGATAAAACAACTCGATGCCCTTCACATCACTTGACTTATATGACCTATGAAGTAGCTGTTGTCGGAAATAGGGTTGCTGAAAATAAAGTTTCCAATATTAAGGGTGGGTTTGTGAAAGATGTCATAACTTTCATGGTTATGGATGATTTGGTCATTCAGCCCATGTCAACTATATCTAGCATCACACTGCTCAACAAGTTTAATGTGAAAGAGATTGGTACTCTGCAAGAAAAAGTGGTTGAGATGGGGATGGATGAG GGAATCAAGTTGCTGAAGGCTTCTCTGCAATCCAAGATGGTCTTGACAAGTGTTTTTCTCAAGAAGCGAAATTGA